The following coding sequences are from one Epinephelus fuscoguttatus linkage group LG7, E.fuscoguttatus.final_Chr_v1 window:
- the cfap276 gene encoding protein CFAP276 — MSSRDPFPSKKFENDFSLSGFRLQQRKTYDKPTHLAQTEEPWSRLHDTATLSSSRRSVMHYEHQAPNDSLDFHLKSVYDHHKDYFLGKNQILYQKETVTADHRKEENSKQDMLEKEQETDIRVWVDPQRRSIYSIK, encoded by the exons ATGTCAAGCCGGGATCCTTTCCCCTCCAAAAAGTTTGAGAACGACTTCAGTCTGAGCGGCTTCCGGCTGCAGCAG AGGAAAACATATGATAAACCAACTCACCTCGCCCAAACAGAGGAACCCTGGAGTCGCCTCCATGATACAGCCACTTTGTCCAGCTCTCGGCGGAGTGTTATGCATTATGAGCATCAG GCTCCAAACGACAGCCTCGACTTCCACCTGAAGTCCGTCTACGATCACCACAAGGACTACTTCTTGGGAAAGAACCAGATATTATACCAGAAGGAGACCGTAACTGCGGATCACAG GAAGGAGGAAAACTCAAAGCAGGACATGCTGGAAAAGGAACAAGAGACAGATATCAGAGTGTGGGTCGATCCACAGAGGCGCTCCATTTACAGCATTAAGTGA